One Bremerella sp. JC817 genomic window carries:
- the nrfH gene encoding cytochrome c nitrite reductase small subunit, whose translation MGLFSSCFAILLGIVLGLGTFTFGYGKGASYLSNDPQTCINCHVMQEPYDTWQKSSHHNVAVCNDCHLSHDPIGKWVTKADNGFFHSLAFTLNDYPEPLRIKPRNRQVTQHACLHCHADFVHSMLPANHQEETMSCVHCHADVGHALHARVYPTLEPNSR comes from the coding sequence GTGGGGCTCTTTTCGTCTTGCTTCGCGATCCTGCTGGGGATTGTGCTCGGCCTGGGTACGTTCACGTTTGGTTATGGAAAAGGGGCCAGCTACCTGAGCAACGACCCCCAGACATGTATCAATTGTCATGTCATGCAAGAGCCGTATGACACATGGCAGAAGTCGAGCCATCACAATGTTGCCGTTTGTAACGACTGCCATCTCTCTCACGACCCGATTGGCAAGTGGGTAACCAAGGCCGATAACGGTTTCTTTCACTCGCTGGCGTTCACACTGAACGACTACCCAGAGCCGCTGCGAATCAAGCCTCGCAATCGCCAGGTCACGCAGCATGCCTGCCTGCATTGCCACGCCGACTTCGTCCATAGCATGCTTCCGGCGAATCATCAGGAAGAGACGATGTCGTGCGTGCATTGTCACGCCGACGTCGGGCACGCGCTGCACGCTCGCGTCTATCCCACCTTGGAACCCAACTCACGATAG
- the amt gene encoding ammonium transporter, producing the protein MPSRRNLYLIVSLLTVGSLVVGGSQAFAQADLAAPVAAVEAAPAVDATADGHALIDYAWVIFAAALVMLMQAGFMCLESGLARAKNSINVAVKNMADFVLSVAGFWFIGFGLMFGTTYYGLFGTTDFCVSFENSPWLAVFFVFQATFCGTAATIDSGAVAERSRFVTYLFISLITSALIYPVFGHWAWGSLYHSDSSGWLEDMGFIDFAGSTVVHSVGAWVALASVIIIGPRLGRFNEDGTANRFHPHNLPLMYLGTFILVFGWFGFNCGSTLAVDAEVGPIAMTTLLSACFGGLSSTLISWSLGSAKLPQAEDIANGVLGGLVGITAGCASVSATGAVLIGLVSGVLVFLGMILMEKVLKLDDVVGAIPVHGFCGAWGTIAVGFFAREDVLTGASMTRWDLIGVQAIGVAACFVWTFCTGFALVYLLKCVTHVRVSEEDEIMGLNVSEHGAKSTLFDLAATMQQAAHAEHIDRRFLVEPEIGTEAGDLAQAFNRLIEAIDSERHRTRDAVQSLERQKSLAQAGLARYKHQVESSLESIDEQRNSLQSVVETSSTNAQRLVSSVQQIFARIDTMVRSLGDISQQMQKTASLAERGVATASSSGATMSQLNESSTEIESVLDMVREVAEQTNLLALNATIEAARAGAAGKGFAVVATEVKQLSRASAESTQQISGQISRIRSDTREVASNLSETANVIGQVCAMNDEMNRFLQNTSTDQRASAEQVRQIGSEIEQMVEQMLKGMQEIRVSSETIGHRVRNSYQEFTTVLDQAGLA; encoded by the coding sequence ATGCCCTCACGTCGAAATCTCTATCTAATCGTATCTCTCCTTACTGTTGGCTCGCTGGTCGTCGGTGGATCGCAGGCCTTTGCCCAGGCCGATCTGGCGGCACCGGTCGCAGCCGTGGAAGCCGCCCCTGCGGTAGATGCCACTGCCGACGGCCACGCGTTGATTGACTATGCGTGGGTGATCTTTGCCGCCGCCCTGGTCATGCTGATGCAAGCCGGTTTCATGTGCCTGGAGTCAGGTCTGGCTCGGGCCAAGAACTCGATTAATGTCGCCGTGAAAAACATGGCCGACTTCGTCCTTTCCGTCGCCGGCTTCTGGTTCATCGGCTTTGGGCTGATGTTCGGAACCACCTACTATGGCCTGTTCGGCACGACCGACTTCTGCGTCTCTTTTGAGAACTCTCCTTGGCTGGCCGTCTTCTTCGTCTTTCAAGCTACGTTCTGCGGAACCGCAGCGACGATCGACTCGGGCGCCGTCGCCGAACGTTCCCGCTTTGTGACTTACCTGTTTATCTCGCTGATCACATCGGCACTCATCTATCCGGTGTTCGGTCACTGGGCGTGGGGCAGCTTGTATCACAGCGACTCCAGCGGCTGGCTGGAAGACATGGGCTTCATCGACTTCGCTGGCTCGACCGTGGTGCACTCGGTGGGTGCCTGGGTGGCGTTGGCATCGGTCATCATTATTGGGCCACGTCTGGGACGCTTTAACGAAGACGGCACGGCGAACCGGTTCCATCCCCACAACTTGCCGTTGATGTACCTCGGTACGTTCATCCTGGTGTTTGGCTGGTTTGGCTTTAACTGCGGCAGTACCCTGGCCGTCGATGCTGAAGTCGGTCCGATCGCCATGACGACACTGCTTTCCGCCTGTTTCGGCGGGCTTAGCTCGACTTTGATTAGCTGGTCGCTCGGAAGTGCCAAACTGCCTCAAGCCGAAGACATCGCCAATGGCGTGCTGGGTGGCCTGGTCGGGATCACCGCCGGCTGTGCCAGTGTTTCGGCGACGGGTGCCGTGCTGATCGGTCTGGTCAGTGGCGTGTTGGTCTTCCTCGGTATGATCTTGATGGAGAAGGTTTTGAAACTGGACGACGTCGTCGGTGCGATTCCAGTGCATGGCTTCTGCGGTGCCTGGGGTACGATCGCGGTCGGCTTCTTCGCTCGAGAAGACGTTCTTACCGGCGCCAGTATGACCCGCTGGGATTTGATCGGTGTTCAAGCGATCGGTGTCGCGGCTTGCTTCGTGTGGACCTTCTGCACGGGGTTTGCCCTGGTCTATCTGCTAAAGTGCGTCACGCATGTCCGTGTTAGTGAAGAAGATGAAATCATGGGCCTGAACGTTTCCGAACATGGTGCTAAGAGCACGCTGTTCGACCTGGCCGCTACCATGCAGCAGGCCGCCCATGCCGAGCACATCGATCGCCGGTTCCTGGTCGAACCGGAAATCGGTACCGAAGCGGGCGACCTGGCTCAGGCGTTTAATCGTTTGATCGAAGCGATCGACTCGGAACGGCACCGCACGCGTGACGCCGTGCAATCGCTGGAACGCCAGAAATCACTCGCCCAGGCAGGCCTCGCCAGGTACAAGCACCAAGTCGAGTCGAGCCTAGAGTCGATCGACGAACAACGCAACTCGCTTCAGTCGGTGGTCGAGACCTCTTCAACCAACGCCCAGAGGCTCGTCAGTTCAGTTCAGCAGATCTTCGCTCGCATCGATACGATGGTCCGCTCGCTGGGGGATATTTCGCAGCAGATGCAAAAGACTGCGTCGCTGGCCGAACGAGGCGTGGCGACTGCCAGCAGCAGCGGCGCGACGATGAGCCAGTTGAATGAATCGTCGACCGAGATCGAATCGGTGCTCGACATGGTTCGCGAAGTGGCCGAGCAGACCAACCTGCTTGCATTGAACGCCACGATCGAAGCTGCCCGGGCCGGTGCCGCTGGCAAGGGCTTCGCCGTGGTCGCCACCGAGGTGAAACAACTGTCTCGTGCTTCGGCCGAATCGACCCAGCAAATTAGTGGACAGATTTCTCGCATTCGCAGCGATACCCGGGAAGTGGCCTCGAACCTGAGCGAGACGGCAAACGTCATCGGCCAGGTCTGTGCTATGAATGACGAAATGAACCGCTTCCTGCAGAACACATCGACCGACCAACGGGCCTCGGCCGAACAGGTCCGTCAGATCGGTAGCGAGATTGAACAAATGGTCGAGCAAATGCTGAAAGGAATGCAGGAAATTCGTGTTTCCAGCGAAACGATCGGCCACCGCGTGCGGAATTCGTATCAGGAATTCACCACCGTGCTGGATCAAGCCGGCCTCGCCTAG
- a CDS encoding MarR family transcriptional regulator, with product MAVSSQKSRTRPPGGKFDSLEQEVFLNLWRTYDRLKTIEEEVFGKVGLSAQQYNTLRLLKSVHPASMPTLVLGSRLISRAPDMTRLLDKLEQRGLLTRERRPENRRVVEVTISPAGLQLLEQLAEQVEQCHARQLGHLSPAQLKQLAGLLRDARAPHEDATNLSLVDD from the coding sequence ATGGCTGTATCTTCACAGAAATCTCGAACGCGTCCTCCTGGCGGAAAGTTTGACTCCCTGGAACAGGAAGTCTTCCTGAACCTTTGGCGCACCTACGATCGCCTGAAAACGATCGAGGAAGAAGTATTCGGCAAAGTCGGCTTGTCGGCTCAGCAGTACAACACACTTCGCTTGCTAAAGTCCGTGCATCCTGCTTCGATGCCAACGCTGGTGCTAGGCTCGCGACTGATTTCTCGTGCGCCGGACATGACTCGTCTGTTAGATAAGCTCGAACAACGCGGTTTACTAACACGAGAGCGGCGTCCCGAGAATCGACGGGTGGTGGAAGTCACCATCTCGCCGGCGGGGCTTCAACTGCTGGAGCAGCTTGCCGAACAGGTCGAACAATGCCATGCACGGCAATTGGGTCACCTCTCCCCTGCCCAGTTGAAGCAGTTGGCCGGGCTGCTTCGCGATGCTCGTGCCCCGCACGAAGATGCCACGAACCTCTCGCTGGTTGACGATTGA
- a CDS encoding NAD(P)/FAD-dependent oxidoreductase translates to MIDTPKTTQVVVIGGGPAGATVSTILAQQGVRVELFEREKFPRFHIGESLIPETYWVLKRLNMIPKLRESAFIKKYSVQFVSDSGKESAPFYFHDNKDHDCSQTWQVRRSEFDEMMLRNAEEHGVRTHEGTRVLDVLFEGDRAIGIQVMGEDGEKREVRADVVVDASGQSSMLLNKLKLRVPDPTLNKGSIWTYYKGAYRGEGRDEGATTVLQVEDKKGWFWYIPLHDDMVSIGVVGDFDYLFKGRGSHEQVFAEELERCPAAKMRVENAEQVTKIFATKDFTYKSKQAAGDGWVLIGDALGFLDPLYSSGVLLALKSGELAADAIAEGLIKGDTSRAQLSNWEADYMVGMERMRKLVCEYYDGFNFGHFVRRFPNHRGDITDLLIGDLFKESLDQVFISIDSLKAEAAAMTK, encoded by the coding sequence ATGATCGATACCCCGAAGACGACTCAGGTAGTGGTAATTGGTGGCGGTCCCGCAGGAGCCACGGTCAGCACCATTCTGGCCCAACAAGGCGTTCGCGTTGAGCTGTTCGAGCGCGAGAAATTTCCACGCTTCCACATCGGCGAATCGCTGATCCCGGAAACCTACTGGGTGCTGAAGCGTCTGAACATGATCCCGAAGCTGCGCGAGAGCGCCTTCATTAAGAAGTACAGCGTGCAGTTCGTCAGCGACTCGGGGAAAGAGTCGGCACCGTTCTACTTTCACGATAATAAAGACCACGACTGCTCGCAGACCTGGCAGGTCCGCCGAAGCGAGTTCGACGAAATGATGCTGCGCAATGCCGAAGAGCATGGCGTAAGAACGCACGAAGGCACGCGCGTCCTCGATGTCCTATTCGAAGGAGATCGCGCGATTGGTATCCAGGTGATGGGCGAAGACGGCGAGAAACGCGAAGTGCGAGCCGACGTGGTGGTCGACGCCAGCGGCCAGAGCTCGATGCTGCTGAACAAGCTGAAGCTTCGTGTCCCTGATCCGACGCTCAACAAGGGTTCGATCTGGACCTATTACAAAGGTGCCTACCGCGGCGAAGGTCGCGACGAAGGTGCCACGACGGTCCTGCAGGTCGAGGACAAGAAGGGGTGGTTCTGGTACATCCCCCTGCACGACGACATGGTCAGCATCGGCGTCGTTGGCGATTTCGATTACTTGTTCAAGGGGCGTGGCTCGCACGAGCAAGTCTTCGCCGAAGAGTTGGAACGTTGCCCTGCCGCCAAGATGCGTGTCGAAAACGCTGAGCAGGTCACCAAGATCTTCGCCACCAAAGACTTCACCTACAAGTCGAAGCAGGCCGCCGGCGATGGCTGGGTTTTGATCGGCGATGCCCTCGGTTTCCTGGATCCGCTGTACTCATCCGGCGTACTGCTCGCTTTGAAGTCGGGCGAACTGGCTGCCGACGCAATTGCCGAAGGCTTGATCAAGGGAGACACCTCCCGGGCTCAACTCAGCAATTGGGAAGCGGACTACATGGTCGGCATGGAACGCATGCGGAAGCTCGTCTGCGAATACTACGACGGTTTCAACTTCGGTCACTTCGTCCGTCGGTTCCCGAATCATCGCGGCGACATCACCGACCTGCTGATTGGCGACCTATTCAAAGAAAGCCTCGATCAGGTCTTCATCTCGATCGATTCGCTTAAGGCGGAAGCAGCGGCGATGACGAAATAG
- a CDS encoding alpha/beta hydrolase-fold protein produces MRTTTSFLLLALITVLTTNSSVSAQEAPPEKGSSAKPEGAEQDREIQRRIRSFGRIELGPDDVAVYEAPPEGFKSERTDIPHGKLEMVTYDSKTVGTERKMLVYTPPGYDPEKKYPVLYLLHGIGGDETEWNRFANPQPMLDGLIADGKAVPMIVVMPNGRAQKNDRAEGNIMASAPAFAVFERDLLDDVIPAIEKKYSVDTDRTQRAIAGLSMGGGQSFNFGLQNLDTFAWVAPFSAAPNTKAPEELIPDVDRAKEKLKLLWISCGNQDGLISISQRMHRFLKENDIPHVWHVDGHGHDAAHWSSSLYWFAQSVFQEDPYALPKKAHGQKSGS; encoded by the coding sequence ATGAGAACAACGACCTCTTTCCTGCTGCTGGCTCTGATTACCGTTCTGACAACGAATTCGTCGGTATCTGCCCAGGAAGCGCCGCCTGAGAAAGGCTCTTCCGCCAAGCCGGAGGGGGCCGAGCAAGATCGCGAGATTCAACGTCGCATCCGCTCCTTTGGCCGTATCGAACTGGGGCCTGACGATGTCGCGGTTTACGAGGCTCCACCGGAAGGCTTCAAGTCGGAACGAACCGATATCCCTCACGGCAAACTCGAGATGGTCACTTACGACTCGAAGACCGTCGGGACCGAGCGGAAGATGCTGGTCTACACGCCACCAGGTTACGACCCCGAAAAGAAGTACCCGGTGCTTTATCTGCTGCATGGCATCGGAGGTGATGAAACCGAATGGAACCGTTTCGCTAATCCGCAGCCCATGCTGGATGGCTTGATTGCCGATGGCAAGGCAGTGCCAATGATCGTTGTGATGCCGAACGGCCGAGCCCAGAAGAACGACCGTGCCGAAGGGAACATCATGGCCAGCGCACCAGCGTTCGCCGTGTTCGAGCGTGATTTGCTGGACGATGTGATTCCTGCGATTGAAAAGAAGTACTCGGTCGATACCGACCGAACTCAGCGAGCGATCGCCGGCCTCTCAATGGGAGGCGGACAGTCGTTCAATTTTGGCTTGCAGAATCTGGATACGTTCGCCTGGGTCGCCCCCTTCTCAGCAGCCCCTAATACCAAAGCTCCCGAAGAATTGATCCCGGACGTTGATCGTGCGAAGGAAAAACTGAAACTGCTGTGGATCTCGTGCGGCAATCAGGACGGCTTGATTTCGATCAGCCAGCGGATGCATCGCTTCCTTAAGGAGAACGATATCCCACATGTGTGGCATGTCGACGGCCATGGTCACGATGCGGCCCACTGGAGCAGCAGTTTGTATTGGTTCGCTCAAAGCGTCTTCCAGGAAGATCCGTACGCTCTGCCGAAGAAAGCTCACGGCCAGAAGTCTGGTAGTTAA
- a CDS encoding sulfatase-like hydrolase/transferase yields MRLLQLSLSLLLLFTLSATSFAADSPPNVIMVFIDDMGWGDFSCFGNEAATTEHCDRLAAEGIRFTQFYVNSPICSPSRTAISTGQYPQRWKISSYLADRQMNHRRGMAQWLDPAAPMLARQLHQAGYATGHFGKWHMGGQRDVGEAPLITEYGFDASLTNFEGLGDRVLPLLDAYNGKKPRRYALGSDNLGRGKITWQDRSQVTQSFVDAAVDFIRKAQADQKPFYVNVWPDDVHSPFFPPKARRGDDSKRQLYLGVLETMDEQLGTLFDLVRNDPKLRDNTLIVMCSDNGPEFGAGSAGPLRGHKTTLYEGGIRSPLVVWGPGLIASQDSGQVNESSVFAAFDLVPSLLQICQADFTGIEFDGQPLPDVLLGKSKASREKPLFFRRPPDRPAINKEQLPDLAVRDGNWKLLCSYDGSEVQLFNLLDDIGETTNVAAGHPEEVARLKGKLMQWNASIPADNGADWEPKP; encoded by the coding sequence ATGCGACTTCTGCAACTATCGTTATCGCTGCTGCTTCTATTCACGCTCTCAGCAACCAGTTTCGCCGCCGATTCGCCACCCAATGTGATCATGGTCTTCATCGACGACATGGGCTGGGGAGACTTCTCTTGCTTTGGGAACGAAGCGGCGACCACAGAGCATTGCGATCGTCTCGCCGCCGAAGGAATTCGCTTCACGCAGTTTTATGTGAACTCGCCCATTTGCTCGCCATCGCGCACGGCGATCTCGACCGGGCAGTATCCGCAGCGTTGGAAGATTTCTTCGTACCTGGCCGATCGCCAGATGAACCATCGGCGTGGCATGGCCCAGTGGCTCGATCCTGCCGCTCCAATGCTGGCTCGCCAACTGCACCAAGCTGGCTATGCCACCGGGCACTTCGGCAAGTGGCATATGGGTGGCCAACGCGATGTGGGCGAAGCACCGCTGATCACCGAATATGGTTTCGATGCGTCACTGACCAACTTCGAAGGCCTCGGAGACCGCGTGCTGCCTCTGCTAGATGCCTACAACGGCAAGAAACCTCGTCGGTATGCCTTGGGGAGCGACAACCTCGGCCGCGGCAAGATTACCTGGCAAGACCGGAGCCAAGTCACCCAGTCGTTTGTCGACGCCGCTGTCGATTTTATTCGCAAAGCCCAAGCCGACCAGAAGCCGTTCTACGTGAACGTTTGGCCTGACGACGTTCACTCACCTTTCTTTCCACCGAAGGCTCGTCGCGGCGACGATTCGAAGCGTCAGTTGTATCTCGGTGTGCTGGAAACGATGGATGAACAGCTCGGCACGCTTTTCGATCTGGTTCGGAATGATCCTAAGCTTCGCGACAACACGCTGATTGTGATGTGCTCGGACAATGGACCCGAGTTCGGCGCTGGCTCGGCTGGTCCTCTGCGAGGGCACAAGACAACGCTGTACGAAGGAGGCATTCGCTCGCCACTGGTGGTCTGGGGTCCTGGTTTGATCGCCTCCCAAGACAGTGGTCAGGTTAACGAGAGTTCGGTCTTCGCCGCCTTCGACCTGGTGCCTAGCTTGCTGCAAATCTGCCAGGCCGATTTCACCGGGATCGAGTTCGACGGTCAGCCACTTCCCGATGTGCTGCTGGGGAAATCGAAGGCATCGCGCGAGAAGCCACTCTTCTTCCGCCGACCTCCCGATCGTCCGGCGATTAACAAAGAGCAACTGCCCGACCTCGCTGTGCGGGATGGCAACTGGAAACTGCTTTGCAGTTACGATGGTTCCGAAGTCCAGCTATTTAATCTGCTTGATGATATCGGCGAGACCACGAACGTTGCCGCGGGCCATCCGGAAGAAGTTGCTCGCCTGAAGGGCAAACTGATGCAATGGAATGCCTCGATACCGGCCGACAACGGAGCCGATTGGGAACCGAAGCCATAG
- a CDS encoding rhodanese-like domain-containing protein, translating to MHSINASELKTRQNQGERLTLINTLNQDNFEKTKIPGSINIPKTAPDFESRVEQTIGGKNQPVVLYCASEECPSSTEAAQRLEDAGFSEVYDFEGGAKQWQESGGVLASA from the coding sequence ATGCATTCCATTAATGCAAGTGAATTGAAGACCCGTCAGAATCAGGGCGAACGACTTACGTTGATCAATACCTTGAACCAGGACAACTTCGAGAAGACGAAGATACCTGGATCCATCAACATCCCGAAGACGGCGCCCGATTTCGAGTCGCGTGTCGAACAAACCATTGGCGGGAAGAATCAGCCCGTGGTCTTATATTGTGCCAGCGAAGAATGTCCTTCGTCGACCGAAGCGGCGCAGAGACTCGAAGATGCCGGCTTTTCGGAAGTGTACGACTTCGAAGGAGGTGCGAAGCAGTGGCAAGAGAGCGGAGGCGTCTTAGCCTCGGCTTGA